In Sporichthya polymorpha DSM 43042, a genomic segment contains:
- a CDS encoding acyl-CoA thioesterase, which translates to MSTGRKHRTEIEVRWGDQDTYQHVNNVAYAAYLQEARAELLAAAGVRASAHARHGTFVVARLKVNYLRQLTFRPAPIAVTTWVSAMSPARITLRSEVHEPVDDGLGPYCTGLTVLVPYDLEEDFPRRVSEEERTALSHFLVPDPD; encoded by the coding sequence GTGAGCACGGGCCGGAAGCACCGCACCGAGATCGAGGTGCGCTGGGGCGACCAGGACACCTACCAGCACGTCAACAACGTCGCCTACGCCGCGTACCTGCAGGAGGCCCGGGCGGAGCTGCTCGCGGCCGCCGGGGTGCGCGCGTCCGCCCACGCGCGGCACGGCACCTTCGTCGTGGCCCGGCTCAAGGTGAACTACCTGCGCCAGCTCACGTTCCGGCCGGCCCCGATCGCGGTGACGACCTGGGTCAGCGCGATGTCTCCGGCCCGAATCACGCTGCGCAGCGAGGTGCACGAGCCCGTCGACGACGGTCTCGGCCCGTACTGCACCGGCCTGACGGTCCTGGTGCCCTACGACCTCGAGGAGGACTTCCCGCGCCGCGTCTCCGAGGAGGAGCGCACGGCGCTGAGCCACTTCCTCGTCCCGGACCCGGACTGA